CGGCTGTCGTCGGTGTTCATCTCGAACACGAACCACGAGGAGAACCAGCCTGCGCACCTGACGCTGAAGGACGCAAGCGTGCCGGTGGACGTGAACCTGCGCACCTATGCGGGTCCGGAGGGACGTTACTGCCCGGCCGCGGTGTACGAGTTCGTGAAGAACGACGACGGCAGCGAGCGCCTCGTCATCAACGCGCAGAACTGCGTGCACTGCAAGACCTGCGATATCAAGGACCCGACGCAGAACATCGTCTGGGTCACGCCCGAGGGCGGCGGCGGGCCGAATTATCCGAACATGTGATTCCCTTTCCGCATCCGCGCGGGGCATGCCGGCACAAGGCCGGCATGCCCCGCTTCGCTTTTTTCCCCGCAAATTCCGCTCGTGCGTCGATGAAACCGACTCCCTCCGAAGGGGTACCTCCTCATAACGGTTGATCCGGATTTATTGGCTGATGATCGTCTGCATGCGCGAGCCAGTTCGCGTACCGTCGGAGACAAATAATGAGTTCAATCAACAGCGGAGTTCAGGAAGATTTATCTGGTCTCCAGACAGAAACGGCCGGTCTGCAGCGAAAGATCGGCTGGACAGGCGCGTTCTGGGTCGCCAGCGGCGTGCCGGCGCTCGTGCTGTTTTCCATCGGCTCGATCGCCGCGACGGTCGGCAAGCCGTCCTGGATCATCTGGATGATCTCGATCGGCTTCGGCTTCCTCCAGGCGTTCTCGTATGCGGAAATCGCGGGGCTGTTCCCGCACAAGTCGGGCGGCGCATCGGTGTACGGCGCGATCGCGTGGGTGCGCTACAGCAAGCTGCTGGCCCCGCTGTCGGTCTGGTGCAACTGGTTCGCGTGGTCGCCGGTGCTCGCGATCGGCTCGGGCATGGGCGCGGGCTACGTGCTCAACATGCTGTTCGCGCCGACCGCCGCGATCAACACGTGGCAACTCACGCTGCTCGATCTCGGATGGCTCGCGAGCGGCCTCACGCTGCGCATCAACGCGACCTTCATCATCGGCGCGATCATCCTGCTGGCCGCGTTCGCGATCCAGCATCGCGGCATCCTGCAGGCGGCGAAACTCCAGATGATCCTCGCCATCGCGGCGCTGCTGCCGCTGCTGATCGTCGGCGTTTATCCGATCCTGAGCGGCGATCTGCCGAGGGCCAATCTGCTGCCGCTGTATCCGCTCGCGAAGGACGCGGCGGGGCATGTAATCAACGGCACGTGGAATGCGGCGGGGCTGCAACTGATGGCGGGCGGCCTGTTCATCGCCGCGTGGTCCACCTATGGCTTCGAAACGGCGGTCTGCTACACGCGCGAATTCCGCGACCCGCGCCGCGACACCGTGAAGGCCATCCTGTATTCCGGCCTGCTTTGCATCGTGTTCTTCACGATGGTGCCGCTGGCCTTCCAGGGCGCGCTCGGACTCGGTCAGCTCGTCACGCCGGAAGTCAGGGACGCCGCGGGCAACGTCACGCAGGCGGCGGTCTACGACGGCGTGCTGTCGCCCGGCATCTACAGCGGCATGGGCGTGGCCGAGGCGATGGCGAAGATCGTGCACGTCGGCGCGTGGGGCGAATACATCCTGAAGCCGATGCTG
The Paraburkholderia caballeronis genome window above contains:
- a CDS encoding APC family permease, producing the protein MSSINSGVQEDLSGLQTETAGLQRKIGWTGAFWVASGVPALVLFSIGSIAATVGKPSWIIWMISIGFGFLQAFSYAEIAGLFPHKSGGASVYGAIAWVRYSKLLAPLSVWCNWFAWSPVLAIGSGMGAGYVLNMLFAPTAAINTWQLTLLDLGWLASGLTLRINATFIIGAIILLAAFAIQHRGILQAAKLQMILAIAALLPLLIVGVYPILSGDLPRANLLPLYPLAKDAAGHVINGTWNAAGLQLMAGGLFIAAWSTYGFETAVCYTREFRDPRRDTVKAILYSGLLCIVFFTMVPLAFQGALGLGQLVTPEVRDAAGNVTQAAVYDGVLSPGIYSGMGVAEAMAKIVHVGAWGEYILKPMLVFALVLAIMTSMAGSSRTLYQASVDGWLPKYLSHVNGHGAPTRAMWTDLAFNLFLLLMSDYTVVLAMSNVGYIIFNFLNLNAAWIHRIDRSAWTRPFRAPTWLIVAGTLLSFVNLALMGFGSSVWGAGTLKSGLIFAALIVPVFLWRHYVTDKGRFPDQMLEDMELSGQQPTRKAGYLPYATLALGVVVVAVTYMLAP